Proteins encoded within one genomic window of Spiroplasma endosymbiont of Agriotes lineatus:
- a CDS encoding PTS transporter subunit EIIC — MEFKYIFNSFKKLKLTSNNFQLKNTLKHFCNKTSSGLQKLAKSLMFPIAILPIAAILSRAGGLMMAKDFGITENSVIWYIGSIFQTIGGSALDNLSVIFAIGVAFSFAKDNRGEAALIGFFAYTILIGLMTILPKVFYSTILLDINLENKSRLLYQLKNNKVIYSIDMGILSGIIAGILAATCYNRFQNIKLPTALSFFSGRRFVPLVVILVSLPIAILVAIIWPWLQLGLLSFGQAIVPEKVDNSTRHVQWGVAGIYTMLNRALNASGLMRIFNIYFFWQHPFTTSQNRVVINGDIPAFLSNDLVIGAGLFQSGFFPIMMFGLPAAALAIIKCAHPERRKKVMALLLGAASVSFLTGITEPLEFSFIYAAPVLFLVHIILSGIIAAITVGFGIRIGFGFSAGFIDYALSFYQSIKIAKITWESDVSQMWANPGWILPIGILGGGAYYFSFSYLIKKFNYQTLGREQTVSEIDNLDNSLPPSSYQLLARKILDILGKDNVISADNCITRVRIVVKKVDAEKIEQLNKVRFKVRKIVNKLNSKMISDNDLQLVVGNDAQFIVDELKKMLQSSKVLLATNF, encoded by the coding sequence ATGGAATTTAAATATATTTTTAATAGTTTTAAAAAACTTAAGCTAACATCTAATAATTTTCAACTAAAAAATACTTTAAAGCATTTTTGTAATAAAACAAGTTCAGGATTACAAAAACTTGCTAAATCATTAATGTTTCCGATTGCTATTTTACCTATCGCGGCAATATTAAGTCGCGCGGGCGGATTAATGATGGCTAAAGATTTTGGAATTACTGAGAACAGTGTTATTTGATATATTGGTTCAATATTTCAGACTATTGGCGGAAGCGCTCTTGATAATCTTTCCGTTATTTTTGCTATTGGAGTAGCTTTTAGTTTTGCTAAAGATAATCGTGGTGAAGCAGCTCTTATTGGTTTTTTTGCTTATACAATATTAATTGGCCTAATGACCATATTACCAAAAGTTTTTTATTCAACAATTTTATTAGATATTAACTTAGAAAATAAGTCAAGACTTTTATATCAACTTAAAAATAATAAAGTTATTTATTCTATTGATATGGGAATTCTGAGTGGCATTATTGCTGGTATATTAGCAGCTACTTGTTATAATCGTTTTCAAAACATTAAGTTGCCAACTGCTTTATCGTTTTTTTCTGGAAGAAGATTTGTGCCATTGGTTGTTATTTTAGTTTCTTTACCGATTGCTATTTTAGTAGCAATAATTTGACCTTGACTTCAGTTAGGACTTTTAAGTTTTGGGCAAGCTATTGTTCCTGAAAAAGTTGACAATTCAACGCGTCATGTTCAATGAGGGGTTGCTGGCATTTATACAATGCTTAATAGAGCATTAAATGCTAGTGGTTTAATGCGTATTTTTAATATTTATTTTTTTTGACAACACCCTTTTACTACTTCACAGAACAGAGTAGTTATTAATGGCGATATTCCCGCATTTCTTAGTAATGATTTAGTTATTGGTGCCGGATTATTTCAAAGTGGGTTTTTTCCAATTATGATGTTTGGATTACCAGCTGCCGCTCTTGCAATCATTAAATGTGCTCATCCTGAGCGAAGAAAAAAAGTTATGGCATTACTACTCGGAGCTGCATCAGTTTCATTTTTAACTGGGATTACCGAACCATTAGAATTTAGTTTTATTTATGCAGCACCAGTATTGTTTCTTGTTCATATTATTTTATCAGGGATTATTGCTGCAATTACTGTTGGTTTTGGAATTCGGATTGGTTTTGGTTTTTCTGCTGGTTTTATTGATTATGCTTTAAGTTTTTATCAATCAATAAAAATTGCTAAGATAACTTGGGAATCAGATGTTTCTCAGATGTGGGCGAACCCGGGTTGAATATTGCCAATTGGTATTTTAGGTGGTGGTGCTTATTATTTTTCTTTTAGTTATTTGATTAAGAAGTTTAATTATCAGACATTAGGCCGCGAGCAAACTGTTAGTGAAATAGATAATTTGGATAATAGTTTACCACCGTCTTCTTATCAGCTATTAGCCAGAAAAATTTTGGATATTTTAGGAAAAGATAATGTTATTAGTGCTGATAATTGTATTACAAGGGTAAGAATTGTTGTTAAAAAAGTTGATGCTGAAAAAATTGAACAATTAAATAAAGTCAGATTTAAAGTAAGAAAAATTGTTAATAAGCTTAATTCGAAAATGATTTCAGATAATGATTTACAACTGGTTGTTGGCAATGATGCTCAATTTATTGTTGATGAGTTAAAAAAAATGCTTCAATCATCAAAAGTGTTATTGGCAACTAATTTTTAA
- a CDS encoding DegV family protein has product MSNINKKIAIIVDSSSNLDLTTLKEKNINIIPLLISFEDGTEIEDTINDIKKSNFYARVKSGEYTKTSQSSPGKLMNLWQKLLAEGNDEIIFIPIAKGLSGQYQNAYILSQEIEFKNRVHIIDTNGAATFNSTLAIKASEIVTNGGNVSDINKMVTQVKKNSLIYIIPEDILRLSKGGRAKSVVASLISLIRVKVIIKFGEISEKSGIARTLNNAIESVITKIKEFIKNENYILEILTSQCDKKIITIINKIITNHPELKIKKAFLPNCFVSHAGVNSVGIIVVKQ; this is encoded by the coding sequence ATGTCTAACATAAATAAGAAAATTGCTATTATTGTTGATTCATCTAGCAATCTTGACCTTACAACCCTAAAAGAAAAAAATATTAATATCATTCCCTTATTAATAAGTTTTGAAGATGGAACTGAAATTGAAGACACCATTAATGACATTAAAAAATCTAATTTTTATGCTCGTGTTAAAAGTGGTGAATATACTAAAACTAGTCAATCATCACCAGGGAAACTAATGAACTTATGACAAAAATTATTAGCTGAAGGAAATGATGAAATTATTTTTATTCCGATTGCTAAAGGATTATCTGGTCAATACCAAAATGCCTATATATTATCACAAGAAATTGAATTTAAAAATCGTGTTCATATTATTGACACTAATGGAGCCGCTACATTTAATAGCACATTAGCAATCAAAGCTAGTGAAATTGTAACTAATGGTGGCAACGTTAGTGATATTAATAAAATGGTAACCCAAGTAAAAAAAAATAGTTTAATTTACATTATCCCTGAAGACATCTTGCGACTTTCTAAAGGTGGCCGTGCCAAATCTGTTGTTGCTTCCCTAATAAGTTTAATCCGTGTTAAAGTCATTATTAAATTCGGAGAAATATCAGAAAAAAGCGGGATTGCCAGAACTTTAAATAACGCTATTGAAAGCGTAATCACGAAAATTAAAGAATTTATTAAAAATGAAAATTACATTTTAGAAATTCTCACATCACAATGTGATAAAAAAATCATCACAATTATTAACAAAATTATAACCAACCACCCCGAACTTAAAATCAAAAAAGCATTCCTCCCTAACTGCTTTGTCAGTCACGCCGGTGTTAATTCCGTAGGAATTATTGTTGTTAAACAATAA
- a CDS encoding DegV family protein gives MDSATGYDEKQAKEHNLAFVPLMISVNNKTIADNNKEITIDKFYKILETESIKTSQTPPGILKEKWDELLQEYEQILFFPISSHLSGQYQSAILLAQDNAYKNKVYIIDSEAVGDINKEMINRAKLFLQEQPINELQGFIDEQKTKYCAFILPYQLDTLVRGGRISSSAAALANLLKIKPILEFNGFIDKFDKTRTFKKAIKEVLKEIKKRYDSGGELTIMHSLCDIELKEEVIKIITKEKFTIKHMSLISNVIAAHTGYNTFVLVYWIK, from the coding sequence GTGGACTCAGCAACTGGTTATGATGAAAAGCAAGCAAAAGAACATAATCTTGCATTTGTCCCTTTAATGATAAGTGTTAACAATAAAACTATTGCTGACAATAATAAAGAAATTACTATTGATAAGTTTTATAAAATTTTAGAAACTGAGTCAATTAAAACTAGTCAAACGCCACCAGGAATTTTAAAAGAAAAATGAGATGAACTACTACAAGAATATGAACAAATTCTTTTCTTTCCCATTTCTTCACACCTATCAGGGCAATATCAAAGTGCAATATTACTAGCCCAAGATAATGCTTATAAAAACAAAGTCTATATAATTGATAGCGAAGCAGTTGGCGATATTAATAAAGAAATGATTAACCGAGCAAAACTATTTTTACAAGAACAACCCATTAATGAATTACAAGGTTTTATTGATGAACAAAAAACAAAATATTGTGCCTTCATCCTTCCCTATCAATTAGATACATTGGTTCGCGGGGGCAGAATTAGCAGTTCTGCTGCTGCCCTGGCTAATTTATTGAAAATTAAACCAATACTAGAATTTAATGGTTTTATTGATAAATTTGATAAAACAAGAACATTTAAAAAAGCAATTAAAGAAGTTTTAAAAGAAATCAAAAAGCGCTATGACAGTGGTGGCGAATTAACAATCATGCATTCATTATGTGATATTGAATTAAAAGAAGAAGTAATTAAAATCATTACTAAAGAAAAATTTACAATTAAGCATATGAGTTTAATATCTAATGTTATTGCCGCCCACACCGGATATAATACATTTGTACTTGTATATTGAATAAAGTAA
- a CDS encoding nicotinate phosphoribosyltransferase yields MTKFKFDSRIKEGYYSAIYFLKTQKILKKYFPNNIVTMQFFQRQDNVMLCGIDEVIALLKEFVTPLEKISVYALNDGDIIKANIPVLKITGPYHLFGYLEGIIDGILARRSSVATNCNEVLKVSNDKPIIFMFDRNDDYVNQQGDGYAAYIAGIKSQVTRAQTEWWNNKEILVGTMPHALIHGFNGDIIKSLEAYSELFPNDKLVALVDFDNDVINTSLKVCRHFQNRLSAVRVDTSIILVDKYFTAKENQEKYYNENIMGVNPILIKALRKAMDDEGFNNVKIIVSSGFDKAKISWFIDDNTPVDFYGVGATIGKFDIYFIGDLVQLNDKNFAKVGRENIENDKLVQKI; encoded by the coding sequence ATGACAAAGTTTAAGTTTGATTCTCGTATTAAAGAAGGTTATTATAGTGCCATTTATTTTTTAAAAACCCAAAAAATTCTTAAAAAGTATTTTCCTAATAATATTGTTACCATGCAATTTTTTCAAAGGCAAGATAATGTTATGCTTTGTGGTATTGACGAAGTTATAGCATTATTAAAAGAATTTGTAACGCCATTAGAAAAAATATCTGTTTATGCTTTAAATGATGGTGATATTATTAAAGCTAATATTCCGGTTTTAAAAATAACGGGACCGTATCATTTATTTGGTTACTTAGAAGGAATTATTGATGGCATTTTAGCAAGAAGAAGTAGTGTTGCTACTAATTGCAATGAAGTTTTAAAAGTTAGTAACGATAAACCAATCATCTTTATGTTTGATCGTAATGATGACTATGTTAATCAACAAGGTGATGGTTATGCAGCATATATTGCTGGTATTAAATCACAAGTTACGAGAGCACAAACCGAATGATGAAATAATAAAGAAATATTGGTTGGAACAATGCCACACGCTTTAATTCATGGGTTTAATGGTGATATTATTAAATCTTTAGAAGCTTATAGTGAATTATTTCCTAATGATAAGTTAGTAGCTTTAGTTGATTTTGATAATGATGTTATTAATACTAGTTTAAAAGTATGTCGTCATTTTCAAAATCGTCTTAGTGCTGTTCGGGTTGATACTAGCATTATTTTAGTTGATAAATATTTTACTGCTAAAGAAAATCAAGAGAAATATTATAATGAAAATATTATGGGTGTAAATCCAATTTTAATTAAAGCTTTAAGAAAAGCAATGGATGATGAAGGTTTTAATAATGTGAAAATTATTGTTAGTTCTGGATTTGATAAAGCGAAGATTAGTTGATTTATTGATGATAATACACCAGTAGATTTTTATGGTGTGGGAGCGACTATTGGTAAGTTTGATATTTATTTTATTGGTGATTTAGTGCAATTAAATGATAAGAATTTTGCCAAAGTTGGTCGCGAAAATATTGAAAATGATAAGTTAGTACAGAAAATCTAA
- the tyrS gene encoding tyrosine--tRNA ligase: MDFLEELQARGLLKQVTNSEKIKHAMNSNASVYCGIDPTATSLHVGHLLQIVLLYRFSLAGFKPLAVIGGATGMIGDPSFKVEERKLLDAKTVKLNSAALALQLDKLLDHNIKVLNNNDWISKLSLIDYLRELGKEFTINYMLDKESIKTRLVTGISYTKFSYMILQAYDFWYLYKNYQCLVQIGGSDQWGNITAGIELIRKKEQDNHLASGLTIELLTQSNGVKFGKTEQGTIWLDANLTSPYILYQFFVNQNDADVEKLLKWLTLLSLDDILQIMEKHNANKVKRYAQKKLAKEIVAFVHSRQEVTMAINISEALFSQKVVQLQMDEIQQMKNAVPWITVGQEHKLIDLLLLLEVCSSKTQVRELLKSNAIYVNEQLITDENYLLSKDKLLYDKIVFIRKGRQHYYIVEVNNH; the protein is encoded by the coding sequence ATGGATTTTTTAGAAGAATTGCAAGCTCGAGGACTTTTAAAACAAGTTACTAATAGTGAAAAAATAAAACATGCTATGAATAGTAATGCTAGTGTTTATTGTGGTATTGATCCAACAGCAACATCATTGCATGTTGGACATTTATTGCAAATTGTTTTATTATATCGCTTTTCATTAGCGGGTTTTAAACCACTTGCTGTTATTGGTGGCGCGACGGGAATGATTGGTGATCCCAGTTTTAAAGTTGAAGAAAGAAAATTATTAGATGCTAAAACAGTAAAATTAAATAGCGCAGCGCTTGCCTTACAGTTAGATAAATTATTAGATCATAATATTAAAGTTTTAAATAATAATGATTGGATATCAAAATTAAGTTTAATTGATTATTTAAGAGAATTGGGGAAAGAGTTTACGATTAATTATATGCTTGATAAGGAATCAATTAAAACAAGGCTTGTAACAGGAATTTCTTATACTAAATTTTCTTATATGATTTTACAAGCATATGATTTTTGGTATTTATATAAGAATTATCAATGCTTAGTTCAAATCGGCGGTAGTGACCAATGAGGGAATATTACTGCCGGAATTGAATTGATTCGTAAAAAAGAACAAGATAATCATTTAGCAAGCGGATTAACGATTGAATTATTAACTCAAAGTAATGGTGTTAAGTTTGGTAAAACTGAGCAAGGAACAATTTGGTTAGACGCTAATTTAACATCACCATATATTTTGTATCAGTTTTTTGTTAATCAAAATGATGCTGATGTTGAAAAACTCTTAAAATGATTGACTTTGCTATCATTAGATGATATTTTGCAAATAATGGAAAAACATAATGCTAATAAGGTTAAAAGATATGCCCAAAAAAAATTAGCAAAAGAAATTGTTGCTTTTGTTCATTCACGACAAGAAGTTACGATGGCGATTAATATTAGTGAAGCATTATTTTCACAAAAAGTTGTTCAGTTACAAATGGATGAAATTCAACAAATGAAAAATGCTGTTCCGTGGATAACTGTTGGTCAAGAACATAAACTTATTGATTTACTTTTGTTACTTGAAGTATGTAGTTCTAAAACTCAAGTTCGAGAACTATTAAAGAGTAATGCTATTTATGTTAATGAGCAACTTATTACTGATGAAAACTATTTATTATCTAAAGATAAATTGCTATATGACAAAATAGTTTTTATTCGTAAAGGTAGACAACATTATTATATTGTTGAAGTTAATAACCATTAA
- a CDS encoding transposase family protein, with translation MLFSDKKRQHSLKSQIIIDLFNNKIISVDFCYGSIYDYKLFLKSNTLINPKIELVADSAYQGLQNVHKNKLLPIKKSKNNPLNPDKKEYKNFLSKIRIAIEHVFAKLKRFKILVYRIIAIRLEGLDYDLT, from the coding sequence TTATTATTTTCTGATAAGAAAAGGCAACATTCATTAAAATCGCAAATAATTATTGATTTATTTAACAATAAAATCATTTCAGTAGATTTTTGTTATGGCAGTATTTATGATTATAAGTTATTTTTAAAATCAAATACACTTATAAATCCAAAAATAGAATTAGTTGCTGATTCAGCATATCAAGGTTTGCAAAATGTTCATAAAAATAAATTATTGCCAATTAAAAAGAGTAAAAATAATCCTTTAAATCCAGATAAAAAGGAATATAAAAATTTTTTAAGTAAAATTAGAATTGCCATTGAGCATGTTTTTGCTAAATTAAAAAGGTTTAAAATACTAGTTTATCGCATTATCGCAATAAGATTAGAAGGTTTGGATTACGATTTAACTTAA
- a CDS encoding DUF2130 domain-containing protein translates to MSFIIQCPHCHQEITEKYFEKSHQTISHLQQFFDHKRQEYVSKLELQLKDSFEKEKQNEIKSSLNEKTKEWSEQHNNELNKIKEAHQQILDSLKQQLNEANSNLKIQKETKNADIKAFILEQKSSIEKLKQEEINKLKDSYQMTITNLEKKLNSLEATLKTNDLVFKENLATKQLEITKNKQQEIDLLKDKISILETERKTKEANIKVILAEKEKEWSNLQQNKLDTLNKEYQKNINDLQEKNHQLDMLVKTNNAKVQELVAKKETEIINSKQEEINKLIDETTELKLKLEQGRNIRTGILGANLENDFAGKMPSFFPNDHFEKTTKTINGKKPDFRLGVLSDDEEDNKVVGNILFELKNQEKLDNKWEKKLAIELKEWNAKFGIIVWTYAKAPFSRSSKYRDIFIINTDLEVIALIVNILKFLIKKEFALSLQSSNNKNDQEFKERFNNWLQGEFSSLIGKAVQEFAKFDNNIQQIQNSNEKLKIVKENLQEILITKIEVSLRKLL, encoded by the coding sequence ATGTCATTTATAATTCAATGTCCACATTGTCATCAAGAAATTACCGAAAAATATTTTGAAAAGAGTCATCAAACAATATCACATTTACAACAATTTTTTGATCATAAGCGACAAGAATATGTTAGTAAGTTAGAACTTCAATTAAAGGATAGTTTTGAAAAAGAAAAACAAAATGAAATTAAAAGTTCACTAAATGAAAAAACAAAAGAGTGAAGTGAGCAACATAATAATGAATTGAATAAAATAAAAGAAGCACATCAACAAATTTTAGATAGTTTAAAACAACAATTAAATGAGGCTAATAGCAATTTAAAAATCCAAAAAGAAACAAAAAACGCTGATATTAAAGCTTTTATTTTAGAGCAAAAAAGCAGTATTGAAAAATTAAAACAAGAAGAGATTAATAAACTAAAAGATAGTTATCAAATGACTATTACTAATTTAGAAAAAAAATTAAATAGTTTAGAAGCGACTTTAAAAACTAATGATCTGGTTTTCAAAGAAAATTTAGCAACAAAACAACTTGAAATTACTAAAAATAAACAACAAGAAATTGATTTATTAAAGGATAAAATTAGTATTTTAGAAACCGAAAGGAAAACAAAAGAAGCGAATATTAAGGTTATTTTGGCTGAAAAAGAAAAAGAGTGAAGTAATTTACAACAAAATAAGTTGGATACTTTAAATAAAGAGTATCAGAAAAATATTAATGATTTACAAGAGAAAAATCATCAATTAGATATGTTAGTTAAAACTAATAATGCTAAGGTCCAAGAATTAGTAGCAAAAAAAGAAACTGAAATTATTAATTCTAAACAAGAAGAAATTAATAAGTTAATTGATGAAACAACTGAATTAAAACTTAAATTAGAACAAGGAAGAAATATTAGAACAGGAATTTTAGGAGCTAATTTAGAAAATGATTTTGCAGGTAAAATGCCATCGTTTTTTCCAAATGATCATTTTGAAAAAACAACTAAAACCATTAATGGTAAAAAACCTGATTTTAGGTTAGGAGTTTTGAGTGATGATGAAGAGGATAATAAAGTAGTTGGTAATATCTTATTTGAGTTAAAAAATCAAGAAAAATTAGATAATAAATGAGAAAAAAAATTAGCAATTGAATTAAAAGAATGAAATGCTAAGTTTGGCATTATTGTTTGAACTTATGCTAAAGCACCATTTAGTCGTTCTTCAAAATATCGTGATATTTTTATTATTAATACTGACCTTGAAGTTATTGCATTAATTGTTAATATTTTAAAATTTTTAATTAAAAAAGAATTTGCTTTATCATTACAATCTTCAAATAATAAAAATGATCAGGAATTTAAAGAACGCTTTAACAATTGATTACAAGGTGAATTTAGTTCTTTAATTGGTAAAGCGGTGCAAGAGTTTGCTAAGTTTGATAATAATATTCAACAAATTCAAAATTCTAATGAGAAATTAAAAATTGTTAAAGAGAACTTACAAGAAATATTGATTACTAAAATTGAGGTTTCTTTAAGAAAATTATTGTAG